DNA sequence from the Pomacea canaliculata isolate SZHN2017 linkage group LG7, ASM307304v1, whole genome shotgun sequence genome:
TCGTGTtaatgattttgatgatgaagatgataaagatgatgattgagatgatgataaagatgatgatgaagattgaTGAAGATTATTGATAaagatgattgatgatgattgatgatgatgatgatttatttatagttattattatcatgGATTTGACAATAGTTAAGAACCTTAGCTGAGTGGGAATATTTTAAGTGTACAATAACAAGTGATAGAGTATGATATGAAACCAGATTATCGAAGTATTTGTAGAACAAGTGTGTACTGTACATGACAAACTGGGAATGTTCTCACAAATGTAAGTACTAAATCAGACAGTTTTCCAAAGTCTAGACAAGAGACATCACACACCTGATACACTTGTGGAGCGTACCTCTGATACTTACTATTTCCAGGGTTTTGTTGTTCCCTATGGTGTTCTAGAATTTTCAACCTGATAAGATTCAAAATGTTATTGTAATTATAGATGTATTAAAAGTTTCATTATGTAAATAATCTGACATATCATGGTCTTTTTTGTGCTAGCTAGTATTATAAATTTCTCTCTCAGACGTCCGCTTTTAATTCCGTGTCTTGGATTTACTCTCTTTTTGCTTCCGAAGTAATTTTTCTTATACAAATCATTTTATGTAAAACACTAAAAATTAGAGTTTCTTAATAAATGGGAAACTTAACAACCTAATACTAGAAGTACTAACAACAGAATAAAACGAGatcaaaaacatttaacaaattgttttttctgatttaaagaGATTTACTAACATTCTCTAAAATTCgtctttcaaatttattttgcagacaaAAGACTTATCTTATACATTGGAATACATGCAATAAATAGAATTCCTACTTTCTTTGTAAGAGCCATTATTGTCGTGGAAGTTTTGTAATACACAGATTCTTCAATTTTATACTAAATTCTAATCGGCATGTGCAGCATATAGTGTGCAATTACATATATTATGGCtacttttctgcttttatcattattaatcgTTCGTATGTGTGGACATATATGGCTAAACATAAAATTAGACCCACAATTTAACTCACTGCTTCCATGAGATGTAAATGCATGGAACGAGTGCTATCACCAATGATGTCACCAGGCGTACATGGGATACCACAGAGAAAAGTGATATGAACACAAATGCAGCTAAAAACGCAATGGTCCAGGCAAACATTATGTACTCCATAAATGCTGTTTCCATGTCGAAAGTacctaaaacataaaaatacacattttaggTAACAGCATGCCTATTATTTGTTTGGTCAGAGTAAGTGTTATTGTTCTTACAAATCAAACATGTTTCACctttgttagtttttgtgcGTAAAAAGAGACTTTCTCTTGACCTCCGACCTTTCGTAAAAAGGGGAGCAACCAGTCTAGTGGTTAGAACAGGAGCATGCAAAATTATTTGGTTTGATGCATTTTAGAAGTAGAGTACTTAATTGTTTCGCCCAGTTGTGAAAGAAGcacctgactccatagaagTAAGGCGTAGAGGTTGAGGCCTCGACAAAAGTTTTCCGAAGTTGAAATTTGAGACCACTGTGAACATCTATGATAGTAAAATGCATCGTTTAACTAACAGAAGCATGAAATTTTTTGAACAACCTAAGCCACAAGAATAGAGCTAAATACTGACAATTCCTGATGAAAACGTCTGATACTTACTAAACTCTTGATTAGGACTGTCGAGCTGTATGAAATGTCTCCACCTGATTAAATacaatttacaaataatgtatCGTGGCTTCATTATGTTAACAAGTCAAAGTAAGCGAGATTATTTGACAAAAATGCATACTGTTGCACCAAATCACAAACATGTATtataacaaacaataacaataacagcaaaCATGTGATTAATGTAGCGCATAATCAGGCTCCTAAGTAAGATGACTCTCAGAGCTTAAGACCAGTCAAAGACATGAACAGAATACAAACTGCTGAAGAAAAACTGTTAGGCAGACgaataataaaacagataataGATAAATTGATTGATTTTCTTTCGTTGATTCAAGAGCATAGACCCAGCACGGtgggagtatatatatatatcaaagtaaCTACACAACACTTAACTTTGCTGCATATAcaaatcagtaataaatattatcaactTCTATATACACTTGTATCAAGGAACTCtagacatatacacacactttaaACAGCATATATGAatacaccttctctctctcacacacacacacacacgcacacacagaaaatcTTACTCATAGACCATTATCCTAAACCCCAAATTATCACAATATTAAACCAATATTATCACACCTTACAATACCCTTTCCCccaatcacacacatatatatatctagagTGAGACAACAACTTACTTTATCAAAAAAAAGAATTCGAATATCATGAAAGTTACCACCATGGATGCCACCGACAGAAAATAGGATACACTATTCCCAAGATAGTAACATAAGGATTGAGAGGTGATTTCCAATAAAGTAATTTGGGTGAATACGTTGTCCTTTGCAAAAGTCTctgaaatataaacacaaacaatttaacttaaaaaaatgaattgcatttattatattttattttttaagtttttttgggTCGTAAGTTTTATTAAAGTAAACAATACTCATAGCTATTAATAAACAGGTGTGTTGAGTTTCATTATTGGTACCTTTACAAGATAAGAGAAGATACTTCTcaatatatttaacatataaGTGATCAATTAACTAATCTTAACTCAAATAAACTGGTTGATAAAAGTCGGCAAAAATTAAAGTCTGCGGATTTAATTTCCTTCGCACCACTGTTTCCCTGCTGGaaatattgtaattaaaatagcacgaataataaaaatgcatatcACACAATATAATACTTAcggaaataaaggaaaagaaagagattcGGCCATTTGATTTTTCGTCTCCACCTAATTTTAAAGGAATGAGAGAAATGTATTGACCTCACTGtgttaaaatgaaatcaaacaataaaactggATTTATGAACCATTAGCTGTATAAGTATTGAATGACTTCTTTAGGTCTTACTTATCCtatcctttctttttgtttttgccatctttAAACAATATTGACTAtgtcaaagta
Encoded proteins:
- the LOC112569643 gene encoding uncharacterized protein LOC112569643 isoform X2, producing the protein MSTCASGLCQRWRRKIKWPNLFLFLYFQTFAKDNVFTQITLLEITSQSLCYYLGNSVSYFLSVASMVVTFMIFEFFFLIKWRHFIQLDSPNQEFSTFDMETAFMEYIMFAWTIAFLAAFVFISLFSVVSHVRLVTSLVIALVPCIYISWKQLKILEHHREQQNPGNSIHEGEQALMKFALFCMSMVNIATCVFVVVFLVQHPVASPSVTKILCLVILLPCVFILWDQWERIELQLLNYPRSHYLQRENALLHHPSLGWTAGFYAACAYQMLYPVLSPVVSPVVFLLKYSVNLWKH